The following coding sequences lie in one Musa acuminata AAA Group cultivar baxijiao chromosome BXJ3-1, Cavendish_Baxijiao_AAA, whole genome shotgun sequence genomic window:
- the LOC103972797 gene encoding uncharacterized protein LOC103972797 isoform X2 — protein sequence MMEWRGRRRQQQEEEGGWWGPTNRHSGKKYGRQPPSPAGLWCQTVPQWEKKFCTDVCLIPWRKLCETKRVMSMYENVVQWNDSAGEEAFKDAKARFWAEINGLPCDIPLPDPDMYIDVVNQEAFVNPQLVEDLYKQPPTLDDGERDASCGWDSFIFAYRPVPASGWGDEDPVPTGWLGASCPAPTRCRHSEDPVLTNNITTEPHSAMSYNNALVGNLSYLATKDTGVYKNFDSRNVHENPLNKDISENAWNPYELEKQFVHDKSWEDVRDTSRGNGRDTSWDRREHRNTESVGRFSRKRNVGRFSLRHACPKDQVEDHQTNSWRNCRGRKRNEYRHH from the exons ATGATGGAGTGGAGGGGGAGGCGGCGAcagcagcaggaggaggaagGGGGGTGGTGGGGGCCCACCAACCGGCATTCGGGCAAGAAGTACGGCCGGCAGCCGCCTTCGCCCGCTG GCTTGTGGTGCCAGACAGTTCCTCAGTGGGAGAAGAAGTTCTGTACTGACGTGTGCTTGATACCATGGAGGAAGCTATGTGAAACCAAGAGAGTGATGTCTATGTATGAGAATGTGGTTCAATGGAATGACTCAGCAGGGGAAGAGGCTTTTAAAGATGCAAAGGCCCGCTTCTGGGCAGAGATCAATGGTCTCCCATGTGACATCCCTTTGCCGGATCCTGATATGTACATTGATGTGGTCAACCAGGAAGCCTTTGTCAATCCTCAGCTGGTGGAAGATTTGTATAAGCAGCCGCCGACACTAGATGATGGTGAAAGAGATGCTAGTTGTGGCTGGGATTCCTTTATTTTTGCATATAGACCAGTTCCAGCCTCCGGATGGGGTGACGAGGATCCTGTTCCAACCGGCTGGTTGGGTGCATCGTGTCCAGCTCCCACTCGATGCAGACATTCAGAGGATCCTGTACTGACAAACAACATCACCACCGAGCCTCATTCTGCAATGTCCTATAATAATGCTTTAGTTGGCAATCTGTCGTATTTAGCTACCAAGGATACAGGTGTTTACAAGAATTTTGATTCCCGAAATGTTCATGAAAACCCTTTAAATAAGGACATCAGCGAGAATGCATGGAATCCCTACGAGCTGGAAAAACAATTTGTACATGATAAATCATGGGAAGATGTTAGGGATACTTCAAGAGGTAATGGAAGGGACACATCATGGGATCGTAGGGAGCACAGGAATACTGAATCAGTTGGAAGGTTTAGCAGGAAGAGGAATGTTGGTCGTTTTAGCCTGAGACATGCTTGTCCGAAGGACCAGGTGGAAGATCATCAAAC
- the LOC103972797 gene encoding uncharacterized protein LOC103972797 isoform X1, which yields MMEWRGRRRQQQEEEGGWWGPTNRHSGKKYGRQPPSPAVHVGLVICVQPIYYISWPKAQDSWQCGIPLQAGRLFFLTQILVTDCEEAMHQGLWCQTVPQWEKKFCTDVCLIPWRKLCETKRVMSMYENVVQWNDSAGEEAFKDAKARFWAEINGLPCDIPLPDPDMYIDVVNQEAFVNPQLVEDLYKQPPTLDDGERDASCGWDSFIFAYRPVPASGWGDEDPVPTGWLGASCPAPTRCRHSEDPVLTNNITTEPHSAMSYNNALVGNLSYLATKDTGVYKNFDSRNVHENPLNKDISENAWNPYELEKQFVHDKSWEDVRDTSRGNGRDTSWDRREHRNTESVGRFSRKRNVGRFSLRHACPKDQVEDHQTNSWRNCRGRKRNEYRHH from the exons ATGATGGAGTGGAGGGGGAGGCGGCGAcagcagcaggaggaggaagGGGGGTGGTGGGGGCCCACCAACCGGCATTCGGGCAAGAAGTACGGCCGGCAGCCGCCTTCGCCCGCTG TACATGTAGGTTTGGTCATTTGTGTGCAGCCAATCTATTACATTTCGTGGCCGAAAGCACAAGACTCTTGGCAATGCGGGATTCCCTTGCAAGCAGGAAGGCTTTTTTTCTTGACTCAAATCTTGGTCACAGATTGCGAAGAAGCAATGCACCAAG GCTTGTGGTGCCAGACAGTTCCTCAGTGGGAGAAGAAGTTCTGTACTGACGTGTGCTTGATACCATGGAGGAAGCTATGTGAAACCAAGAGAGTGATGTCTATGTATGAGAATGTGGTTCAATGGAATGACTCAGCAGGGGAAGAGGCTTTTAAAGATGCAAAGGCCCGCTTCTGGGCAGAGATCAATGGTCTCCCATGTGACATCCCTTTGCCGGATCCTGATATGTACATTGATGTGGTCAACCAGGAAGCCTTTGTCAATCCTCAGCTGGTGGAAGATTTGTATAAGCAGCCGCCGACACTAGATGATGGTGAAAGAGATGCTAGTTGTGGCTGGGATTCCTTTATTTTTGCATATAGACCAGTTCCAGCCTCCGGATGGGGTGACGAGGATCCTGTTCCAACCGGCTGGTTGGGTGCATCGTGTCCAGCTCCCACTCGATGCAGACATTCAGAGGATCCTGTACTGACAAACAACATCACCACCGAGCCTCATTCTGCAATGTCCTATAATAATGCTTTAGTTGGCAATCTGTCGTATTTAGCTACCAAGGATACAGGTGTTTACAAGAATTTTGATTCCCGAAATGTTCATGAAAACCCTTTAAATAAGGACATCAGCGAGAATGCATGGAATCCCTACGAGCTGGAAAAACAATTTGTACATGATAAATCATGGGAAGATGTTAGGGATACTTCAAGAGGTAATGGAAGGGACACATCATGGGATCGTAGGGAGCACAGGAATACTGAATCAGTTGGAAGGTTTAGCAGGAAGAGGAATGTTGGTCGTTTTAGCCTGAGACATGCTTGTCCGAAGGACCAGGTGGAAGATCATCAAAC